In the genome of Pseudomonas sp. P5_109, one region contains:
- a CDS encoding nucleotidyltransferase, producing the protein MSLEDQLARWTGPSSDTEQDKQDRTERMIRQAIDSHEPFNNCSLRIYAKGSYANNTNVRSDSDVDIAVECTEALYWDEFEKGNHTPGKAYEGIWTPAKLRAELLSAMEAKFPDQVDSTGSTAIQINSSSARVDADVVPCFSFQYHISGEVRDGTKIFKTDGNSIVNYPAQQMAYGIAKNKRTGNSYKKGARLLKRIENAMAEDKTFRELPSFFMECLAYNCPDTVFAHSTWTECLRAMLVHIWNNLQGDEPDSGRWVEVNEFFHLFHSNQKWTREDGREFSKAAWNYFGFK; encoded by the coding sequence ATGAGCCTGGAAGATCAATTGGCCAGATGGACTGGACCTTCGAGTGACACCGAGCAGGACAAGCAGGATAGAACGGAGCGAATGATTCGCCAAGCGATAGATTCACACGAACCATTCAACAATTGCTCATTGAGGATTTATGCGAAAGGATCTTATGCTAACAACACTAATGTGCGCTCAGATAGTGATGTCGATATAGCTGTAGAATGTACAGAAGCTCTATATTGGGACGAGTTTGAAAAAGGGAACCATACGCCAGGCAAAGCATATGAGGGGATATGGACCCCAGCAAAGCTGAGAGCCGAACTTCTTTCCGCAATGGAGGCAAAGTTTCCCGACCAAGTAGATTCCACGGGTTCTACCGCAATACAGATAAATTCTAGCTCAGCCCGCGTAGATGCTGATGTCGTACCATGTTTTAGCTTTCAGTATCACATAAGCGGCGAGGTGAGAGACGGAACTAAAATATTCAAGACAGATGGCAATAGTATCGTCAACTACCCGGCCCAGCAAATGGCATACGGAATAGCTAAGAACAAGCGAACTGGTAATAGCTATAAAAAAGGAGCACGACTCTTAAAGCGCATTGAAAACGCAATGGCAGAAGATAAAACATTCCGCGAATTGCCATCCTTCTTTATGGAATGCCTAGCCTACAACTGTCCAGACACTGTGTTTGCTCATTCAACATGGACAGAGTGCCTCAGAGCCATGCTTGTTCATATTTGGAACAACCTACAAGGTGATGAGCCGGACTCCGGGCGCTGGGTAGAAGTGAATGAATTCTTTCACCTATTTCATTCAAATCAAAAATGGACTCGTGAAGATGGGCGCGAGTTTTCAAAAGCAGCTTGGAACTACTTCGGGTTCAAATAA
- a CDS encoding Lrp/AsnC family transcriptional regulator, with product MTDDIDQVLITALMQDSRRSLKALAQISGLSSPSVAERLRRLEERGVLKGYTVEIDPKSFGYQLQAIVRIRPLPGQLQEVERQIMAIPEFTECDKVTGDDCFIARLHVRSMEQLDTLLDRLNTHAETNTAIVKKTPVKRRLPPMA from the coding sequence ATGACCGATGACATCGACCAGGTGCTGATCACGGCCCTGATGCAAGACTCGCGACGTTCGCTCAAGGCCCTGGCGCAAATCAGCGGCCTGTCCTCCCCCAGCGTCGCCGAGCGACTACGCCGCCTGGAAGAGCGTGGTGTGCTCAAGGGCTACACCGTAGAAATCGACCCGAAAAGCTTTGGCTATCAACTCCAGGCCATCGTGCGCATTCGCCCGTTGCCGGGGCAACTGCAGGAAGTGGAACGGCAAATCATGGCCATTCCCGAGTTCACCGAGTGCGACAAGGTCACCGGCGACGACTGCTTCATCGCACGCCTGCATGTGCGCTCGATGGAACAACTGGACACCCTGCTCGACCGCCTCAACACCCACGCCGAAACCAATACGGCGATCGTCAAGAAAACCCCGGTCAAGCGCCGGTTGCCGCCCATGGCGTGA
- a CDS encoding NADP-dependent glyceraldehyde-3-phosphate dehydrogenase, translated as MTTANILQNLFPSLADIPEKYRLDGQTEQREYLVDGQLRTWNGPLAQVRSPVYLSGPNGDEQVILGSTPLLDADTALTALDAAVRAYDRGQGLWPTMRVAERIQHVETFLGRMREQRDAVVKLLMWEIGKNLKDSEKEFDRTCDYIVDTINALKELDRRSSRFELEQDTLGQIRRVPMGVALCMGPYNYPLNETFTTLIPALIMGNTVVFKPAKLGVLLIRPLLEAFRDSFPTGVINVIYGSGRETVSALMASGKIDIFAFIGTNKAASDLKKLHPRPHRLRAALGLDAKNPGIVLPEVDLDNAVSEALTGSLSFNGQRCTALKILFVHEDVVESFIEKFNARLANLKPGMPWESGVSLTPLPESGKVDYLHALVADAESKGAKVVNPNGGEARASFFYPAVLYPVTPQMRVYQEEQFGPVIPIVPYRHLDTVIDYVLESDFGQQLSIFGTNPVAVGRLVDTFANQVGRINLNAQCQRGPDTYPFNGRKNSAEGTLSVHDALRVFSIRTLVATKFQETNKDLISEIISGRSSSFLTTDYIF; from the coding sequence ATGACCACAGCCAATATTCTCCAGAACCTGTTCCCGAGCCTCGCCGACATCCCGGAAAAGTACCGCCTGGACGGCCAGACCGAGCAGCGTGAGTACCTGGTCGATGGCCAACTGAGAACCTGGAACGGACCACTGGCCCAGGTCCGCAGCCCGGTGTACCTGAGCGGCCCGAATGGCGACGAGCAAGTGATCCTCGGCAGCACGCCGCTGCTGGATGCCGACACCGCATTGACCGCCCTCGACGCCGCGGTCCGCGCCTACGACCGTGGTCAGGGCCTGTGGCCGACCATGCGCGTGGCCGAACGTATCCAGCACGTCGAAACCTTCCTCGGGCGCATGCGCGAGCAGCGCGACGCCGTGGTCAAGTTACTGATGTGGGAGATCGGCAAGAACCTCAAGGACTCGGAAAAGGAGTTCGATCGCACCTGCGACTACATCGTCGACACCATCAACGCGCTGAAGGAACTCGACCGCCGCTCCAGCCGATTCGAACTGGAACAGGACACCCTCGGCCAGATCCGGCGCGTGCCGATGGGCGTCGCCCTGTGCATGGGGCCTTACAACTATCCGTTGAACGAAACCTTCACCACGCTGATCCCGGCACTGATCATGGGCAACACCGTGGTGTTCAAGCCGGCCAAACTCGGCGTGCTGCTGATTCGCCCACTGCTGGAAGCCTTCCGCGACAGCTTCCCGACCGGGGTGATCAACGTCATCTATGGCAGCGGTCGCGAGACGGTCAGCGCGCTGATGGCCAGCGGCAAGATCGACATCTTTGCCTTCATCGGCACCAACAAGGCCGCCAGCGACCTGAAAAAACTCCACCCCAGACCTCACCGCTTGCGCGCGGCGCTGGGCCTGGATGCGAAAAACCCGGGCATCGTCCTGCCGGAAGTGGATCTGGATAATGCGGTCAGTGAGGCGCTGACCGGTTCGCTATCGTTCAATGGCCAGCGCTGCACCGCGCTGAAGATCCTGTTTGTCCACGAGGACGTGGTCGAGTCCTTCATCGAAAAATTCAATGCCCGGCTGGCCAACCTCAAACCCGGCATGCCCTGGGAAAGCGGCGTCTCCCTGACACCCCTGCCGGAATCGGGCAAGGTCGACTACCTGCATGCACTGGTGGCGGATGCCGAGAGCAAAGGCGCCAAGGTGGTCAACCCCAACGGCGGTGAGGCCCGGGCGTCGTTCTTCTACCCGGCGGTGCTGTACCCGGTCACGCCGCAGATGCGCGTTTATCAGGAAGAACAGTTCGGCCCGGTCATCCCCATCGTGCCGTACCGTCATCTGGATACCGTGATCGACTACGTACTGGAGTCGGACTTTGGCCAGCAGTTGAGCATCTTCGGCACCAACCCGGTGGCGGTCGGCCGGCTGGTGGACACTTTCGCCAATCAGGTCGGGCGCATCAACCTCAATGCCCAATGCCAGCGCGGCCCGGACACCTATCCTTTCAATGGTCGCAAGAACTCCGCCGAAGGCACCTTGTCGGTCCATGACGCACTGCGGGTGTTTTCGATCCGCACCCTGGTGGCCACCAAGTTCCAGGAAACCAACAAGGACCTGATCAGCGAGATCATCAGCGGCCGCAGTTCGAGCTTCCTGACCACCGACTACATCTTCTGA
- a CDS encoding FUSC family protein translates to MPPLLRRLLRPLLDPYQRYRHARLIHAVRVSLGLLATILLTTGIKLPHGEWASVTMLVVIGGLQHHGNIGKKAAERAIGTLIGAGVGLVLVAQQAWLGMPWLTYFAMSVVCGFFSYHAIGKGGYTALLSAITVFIVAGHGDNPVTDGLWRGVDILIGIALALAFSFALPLYAVYSWRYNLADALRDCAKIYGRIIDGQAITADEHLKLMTRLNAAMVQLRSLMPSVSKEVKISMTELDALQRNLRMCVSTLEILGNTRPDANDPEAMRLLQTALKAEHRQIRVQLIGMARALKSGAAQRLNRSMDLPLVSLDAPVYNTLDGYRLLTQQLAANIGEMRQRLAKSAPRWNI, encoded by the coding sequence TTGCCACCGCTACTGCGCCGATTGCTGCGTCCGTTGCTGGACCCGTACCAGCGCTATCGCCACGCCCGGTTGATCCACGCGGTGCGGGTGTCACTCGGATTGCTGGCGACGATCCTGCTCACCACCGGGATCAAGCTACCCCACGGTGAGTGGGCATCGGTGACGATGCTGGTGGTGATCGGCGGCTTGCAGCACCATGGCAATATCGGCAAGAAAGCCGCCGAGCGTGCCATTGGCACCTTGATCGGCGCCGGGGTCGGCCTGGTGTTGGTGGCGCAACAGGCCTGGCTCGGGATGCCGTGGCTGACCTATTTCGCGATGTCGGTGGTCTGCGGGTTTTTCTCGTACCACGCCATCGGCAAGGGCGGCTACACCGCGCTGCTGTCGGCGATTACCGTGTTTATCGTCGCGGGGCACGGCGACAACCCGGTCACCGATGGCTTGTGGCGCGGGGTGGACATCCTGATCGGCATTGCCCTGGCCCTGGCGTTTTCCTTCGCCCTGCCGCTGTACGCCGTTTACTCCTGGCGCTACAACCTGGCCGATGCGCTGCGAGATTGCGCGAAAATCTACGGACGCATCATTGACGGCCAGGCCATCACCGCTGACGAACACCTCAAGCTCATGACTCGCCTGAACGCGGCGATGGTGCAACTTCGCTCATTGATGCCGTCGGTGTCCAAGGAAGTGAAGATCTCCATGACCGAACTCGATGCCCTCCAGCGCAACCTGCGCATGTGCGTCAGCACCCTGGAAATCCTCGGTAATACCCGACCGGATGCCAATGACCCCGAGGCAATGAGACTGCTGCAAACGGCACTCAAAGCCGAGCATCGACAGATTCGCGTGCAGTTGATCGGCATGGCCCGGGCGCTGAAATCAGGCGCCGCCCAGCGGCTCAACCGGTCCATGGATTTGCCACTGGTCAGCCTTGATGCGCCGGTCTACAACACCCTGGACGGGTACCGCTTGTTGACCCAACAACTGGCCGCCAACATCGGCGAGATGCGCCAGCGGCTGGCCAAGAGCGCGCCGCGCTGGAACATCTGA
- a CDS encoding DMT family transporter translates to MDKSLRRGSFEMTAAMLISGTIGWFVLVSGQPVLDVVFWRCLFGAGTLLLICAAFGFLRPGILTRTTFLLAVLSGVAIVGNWVLLFASYSRASIAIGTAVYNVQPFMLVGLAALFLNEKITTQKLTWLGVSFLGMLAIVSAHGSQGESGSDYLTGIALALGAAFLYAIAALIIKRLTGTPPHLIALVQVSTGVLLLAPFANLSVLPQAPSAWASLVTLGMVHTGVMYVLLYGAIQKLPTALTGALSFIYPIAAIFVDWFAFGHRLEPLQWIGVAAILLAAAGMQQGWSLKFRRTVTP, encoded by the coding sequence ATGGACAAATCCCTACGCCGCGGTTCGTTCGAGATGACGGCCGCCATGCTGATCTCCGGCACCATCGGCTGGTTCGTGCTGGTGTCCGGGCAACCGGTGCTGGATGTGGTGTTCTGGCGCTGCCTGTTCGGTGCCGGCACCTTGCTGCTGATTTGCGCGGCTTTCGGCTTTCTGCGCCCTGGCATCCTGACCCGCACCACGTTCTTGCTCGCCGTGCTCAGCGGTGTGGCGATTGTCGGTAACTGGGTGCTGTTGTTCGCGTCCTATTCCCGGGCGTCGATTGCCATCGGCACCGCTGTCTACAACGTCCAGCCGTTCATGCTGGTCGGGCTGGCGGCGCTGTTTCTTAATGAAAAGATCACCACGCAGAAGTTGACCTGGCTGGGCGTGTCGTTTCTCGGGATGCTGGCGATCGTCAGCGCCCATGGCAGCCAGGGCGAGAGCGGCAGCGATTACCTGACGGGCATTGCCCTGGCGTTGGGCGCGGCGTTTCTCTACGCGATTGCCGCGCTGATCATCAAGCGCCTGACCGGAACCCCGCCGCATTTGATTGCGCTGGTCCAGGTCAGCACTGGCGTGCTCTTGCTCGCGCCATTCGCGAATCTCTCCGTATTGCCGCAGGCGCCGAGCGCGTGGGCCAGCCTGGTGACGCTGGGCATGGTGCACACCGGTGTGATGTACGTGTTGTTGTACGGCGCGATTCAAAAACTGCCGACTGCACTGACGGGGGCGCTGTCCTTCATCTACCCGATTGCAGCGATCTTCGTCGACTGGTTTGCCTTTGGCCATCGCCTGGAGCCGCTGCAATGGATCGGGGTCGCGGCGATTCTGCTGGCCGCTGCCGGCATGCAACAAGGTTGGTCATTGAAGTTTCGGCGCACGGTGACGCCGTAA
- a CDS encoding ATP-dependent nuclease, translated as MISKLKFRFGRTPTSEAEEVSTPAVTVFVGPNNSGKSKVIAEITQYCRTGLKDANALILEDVAFDGLDKEKTLEAIKHFTLTQHQGEQMLPGYILIGSKYGRNQVPIERLQYLIQNPQIESNTYCQWFLTHATLMLDGRSRINLINDQEAGDLQQPPQTSLQVLLRDDDKRHEVRRIIYEAFDTHFVVDPTHLGHLRIRLSPRAPLDNMEERGIHAEAVDFHSKALPIGIASDGVKAFTGIITELIAGDPRVILIDEPEAFLHPSLASKLGYEISRAALSEDKRVFVSTHSPTFVMGCIHSGAPVNIVRLTYRGGIATSRILPSADILELMRNPLLRSTGVLSGLFYEFVVVTESDADRAFYQEINERLLRFCPNRGIPNCLFINAQNKQTIQTIIRPLRELGIPAAGIVDIDVLKDGGSTWANILTSANIPTISHNALATMRIAVKQAMDATGLNMKRDGGIDILNAAEKEAAINLLDQLADYGMFVVPRGELESWLPFTKASGHGPSWLIEVFEKMGEDPSSDDYIKPAEGDVWEFLSKIRAWNVDANRKGIPL; from the coding sequence ATGATCTCAAAATTAAAGTTCCGGTTTGGGCGCACACCGACATCTGAAGCAGAAGAGGTATCGACCCCAGCAGTAACAGTATTTGTGGGCCCTAACAACTCAGGAAAAAGCAAAGTAATAGCCGAAATAACACAATATTGCCGGACCGGATTAAAAGATGCTAATGCGCTGATCTTAGAGGACGTTGCCTTCGACGGATTAGATAAGGAAAAAACCTTAGAAGCAATTAAACACTTTACACTTACCCAGCATCAGGGTGAGCAGATGTTGCCTGGATACATTCTAATAGGCAGCAAATATGGTCGAAATCAAGTCCCAATTGAGAGGTTACAATACTTAATACAAAACCCCCAAATTGAGAGCAATACTTACTGCCAATGGTTTCTGACACATGCAACATTAATGCTTGACGGCCGCAGCCGAATCAATCTTATCAATGATCAGGAAGCCGGTGACTTACAACAACCACCACAAACAAGCCTACAAGTCTTACTGCGAGATGACGATAAAAGGCACGAAGTAAGGCGTATAATTTACGAGGCTTTTGATACACATTTTGTAGTCGACCCTACACATCTCGGACATCTGAGAATCCGCCTCTCGCCACGAGCCCCACTGGATAATATGGAAGAGCGAGGAATACATGCGGAAGCAGTCGACTTTCACTCGAAGGCCCTACCAATAGGAATCGCAAGCGACGGAGTCAAAGCTTTTACTGGCATAATCACAGAACTAATCGCAGGTGATCCCCGCGTGATTCTAATTGACGAGCCAGAAGCATTTCTGCACCCTTCGCTTGCCTCGAAGCTAGGATATGAGATCTCAAGGGCCGCATTATCCGAGGATAAACGAGTATTTGTTTCTACTCATAGCCCTACCTTCGTCATGGGGTGCATACATTCCGGGGCACCTGTCAATATTGTAAGGCTTACATATAGAGGAGGCATTGCAACTTCACGAATACTTCCAAGCGCAGACATTCTGGAACTGATGAGAAACCCACTACTCCGATCCACTGGTGTTCTTAGCGGATTATTCTATGAATTTGTTGTTGTTACTGAATCTGATGCTGACCGTGCCTTCTATCAAGAGATAAATGAACGGTTATTACGATTTTGCCCAAACCGTGGAATCCCAAACTGCTTATTTATTAACGCCCAAAACAAGCAAACGATTCAAACAATAATACGTCCATTACGAGAACTAGGCATTCCCGCAGCAGGAATTGTTGACATAGACGTATTGAAAGATGGCGGTAGCACCTGGGCAAACATACTTACGAGTGCCAACATCCCGACCATATCACACAACGCACTTGCCACCATGAGAATAGCGGTTAAGCAAGCGATGGATGCCACTGGTCTTAATATGAAGCGAGACGGAGGCATTGACATACTCAATGCGGCGGAAAAAGAAGCTGCTATAAACCTTTTAGACCAATTGGCCGACTACGGAATGTTTGTCGTCCCTAGAGGGGAACTGGAGTCATGGCTGCCGTTCACGAAGGCCTCCGGGCATGGCCCTTCATGGCTTATTGAGGTATTTGAAAAGATGGGGGAAGACCCTTCATCGGATGACTATATAAAACCGGCCGAAGGTGACGTGTGGGAGTTCTTGTCTAAAATAAGAGCATGGAATGTTGATGCAAACCGCAAGGGCATTCCGTTATAA
- a CDS encoding Bax inhibitor-1/YccA family protein, with the protein MREQDYAVNNSVQAEQLEVSRVLRNTYGLLALTLAFSGVMAFVAQQMRVGYPNIFVVLIGFYGLFFLTNKLRDSAWGLVSAFALTGFMGFLLGPILNRYLGMQGGAEVVSSAFAMTALVFGGLSAYVLITRKDMSFLGGFITAGFFVLLGATLAGMFFQISGLQLAISAGFVLFSSVCILFQTSAIIHGGERNYIMATISLYVSIYNLFISLLQLFGIMGRDD; encoded by the coding sequence ATGCGCGAACAGGATTACGCAGTTAATAACAGCGTGCAGGCTGAGCAGCTAGAGGTTAGCCGCGTCCTGCGCAACACATACGGCTTGCTCGCCCTGACCCTGGCTTTCAGCGGTGTGATGGCCTTCGTTGCCCAGCAGATGCGTGTTGGCTACCCGAATATTTTCGTGGTGCTGATCGGCTTCTACGGTCTTTTCTTCCTCACCAACAAACTCCGTGATTCGGCCTGGGGCCTGGTGTCGGCATTTGCCCTGACCGGTTTCATGGGTTTCCTGCTCGGCCCGATCCTCAACCGTTACCTGGGTATGCAGGGCGGCGCTGAAGTGGTCAGCTCGGCATTTGCAATGACGGCGCTGGTGTTCGGCGGTCTGTCGGCGTATGTGCTGATCACCCGCAAGGACATGAGCTTCCTCGGCGGTTTCATCACGGCAGGCTTCTTCGTGCTGCTGGGTGCGACGCTGGCGGGCATGTTCTTCCAGATCAGCGGCCTGCAACTGGCGATCAGCGCAGGTTTCGTGCTGTTTTCCTCGGTCTGCATCCTGTTCCAGACCAGCGCCATCATCCATGGCGGCGAACGTAACTACATCATGGCCACCATCAGCCTGTATGTATCGATCTACAACCTGTTCATCAGCCTGTTGCAGCTGTTCGGCATCATGGGCCGCGATGATTGA
- a CDS encoding YceK/YidQ family lipoprotein yields the protein MKTQAMLLVAMMLAGCGTIQTVVRSDEAAAKSLKEQKSYCGAVPRIYSGVTYDFCYLNAPLEEGRDAQVHSFAPAIVLLDVVVSGAMDTLLLPYTIYRQQADGSIVIVE from the coding sequence ATGAAAACTCAGGCAATGCTACTCGTGGCAATGATGCTGGCGGGTTGTGGCACGATTCAGACGGTTGTACGCAGTGACGAAGCGGCCGCAAAAAGCCTCAAGGAACAAAAGAGTTATTGCGGCGCGGTACCGCGAATCTATAGCGGCGTGACCTACGATTTCTGCTACCTGAATGCGCCCCTCGAAGAGGGTCGGGATGCGCAGGTACATAGTTTCGCCCCGGCTATTGTGCTACTCGACGTGGTCGTGTCCGGAGCGATGGATACACTGCTGCTGCCCTACACCATCTACCGTCAACAAGCCGACGGCAGCATTGTCATTGTCGAGTGA
- a CDS encoding cell wall hydrolase, giving the protein MTATERDRDILARTLWGEARGESLAGQIAVAWTIRNRVNDGKTQSWWGEGYAGVCQKPYQFSCWNRNDPNFAYLSGAKQIPFREFAQAQIAAEQVMAGKVSDPTGGATHYYATTMPKPPTWIKGAKQTLKLGHHIFFRDVP; this is encoded by the coding sequence ATGACTGCAACAGAAAGAGACCGCGACATCCTTGCCCGCACGCTGTGGGGTGAGGCCCGCGGTGAGAGCCTGGCCGGCCAGATCGCGGTGGCTTGGACCATCCGCAACCGGGTGAACGATGGCAAGACCCAGTCGTGGTGGGGGGAGGGCTATGCCGGTGTGTGCCAAAAGCCCTACCAGTTCAGCTGCTGGAACAGGAACGACCCGAACTTCGCTTACCTGAGTGGCGCGAAACAGATTCCTTTCCGCGAGTTTGCCCAGGCGCAGATCGCTGCCGAGCAGGTGATGGCGGGCAAGGTGTCAGATCCGACCGGTGGGGCGACCCATTACTACGCGACCACTATGCCAAAACCGCCTACGTGGATTAAGGGCGCGAAGCAGACGCTGAAGCTCGGGCACCACATTTTCTTCAGGGATGTGCCGTGA
- a CDS encoding DNA adenine methylase gives MSTPIIPWMGGKRRLAARLIPLFPPHECYVEVFAGGAALYFMRPQAAPVEVLNDINGDLVTLYRVVQNHLEEFVRQFKWALSSRQVFEWQKMTRPETLTDIQRAARFFYLQHHAFAGKVTGQTFGTATTGPAINLLRIEENLSAAWQRLSGTYVENLPWLECAERYDRPHTFHYMDPPYWQTAGYGVDFPFENYERMADFMRRCKGRVMVSINDHPDIRRVFEGFHFETLDIRYCNTNQRQGKAEVSGELVIMNWVPASLGGLF, from the coding sequence ATGTCCACACCCATCATTCCTTGGATGGGCGGCAAACGCCGCCTGGCCGCCCGTCTCATTCCACTTTTTCCGCCCCACGAATGCTACGTCGAAGTCTTTGCCGGCGGCGCCGCGCTCTACTTCATGCGGCCCCAGGCTGCACCCGTTGAAGTCCTCAACGACATCAACGGCGACTTGGTTACGCTGTACCGCGTCGTGCAGAACCACCTCGAAGAGTTCGTTCGCCAATTCAAATGGGCGCTGAGCTCGCGCCAGGTGTTCGAATGGCAGAAGATGACCCGCCCCGAAACCCTCACCGATATTCAGCGCGCCGCGCGATTCTTCTATCTGCAGCACCATGCGTTCGCGGGCAAAGTGACTGGGCAGACGTTTGGCACGGCGACCACCGGCCCGGCCATCAATCTGCTGCGGATCGAGGAGAACCTCTCGGCTGCCTGGCAACGACTGTCCGGTACCTACGTGGAAAATCTGCCCTGGCTGGAATGTGCCGAGCGCTATGACCGACCGCATACTTTCCACTACATGGACCCGCCTTACTGGCAGACCGCCGGCTATGGCGTGGACTTTCCGTTTGAGAACTACGAGCGCATGGCTGATTTCATGCGTCGCTGTAAGGGTAGGGTGATGGTCAGCATCAACGATCACCCGGATATTCGGCGGGTGTTCGAAGGTTTTCACTTCGAGACGCTGGATATCCGTTATTGCAACACCAATCAACGGCAGGGCAAAGCTGAGGTCAGCGGCGAACTGGTGATCATGAACTGGGTACCGGCATCTTTGGGGGGGTTGTTTTAG